The Virgibacillus dokdonensis genome includes a window with the following:
- a CDS encoding PepSY domain-containing protein, translating into MKRKKMWVIIASAIAVVGIGFTVVYFGGTASKAAITKVEAEKIISSQYPGSIEGDIQKEENNDYYVASIENEGKQYEIKIHEKTGEVIQLNEVSAENKADHNASEQKENNVTKGTENSEQGSEPDKKQDNNAGQNVVISEEKAKELALEEFAGTFDEIELDEEDGRFVYEVKIVHGEDEAEITIDAFTGEILFTEIERED; encoded by the coding sequence ATGAAAAGAAAAAAGATGTGGGTTATTATAGCCAGTGCAATAGCAGTAGTTGGCATTGGTTTTACTGTTGTTTATTTTGGAGGTACTGCTTCCAAAGCGGCTATTACGAAGGTGGAAGCAGAGAAAATTATTTCAAGCCAATACCCTGGATCGATAGAAGGAGATATTCAAAAAGAAGAAAATAACGACTACTATGTTGCAAGTATAGAGAATGAAGGAAAACAGTATGAAATAAAGATTCATGAAAAAACTGGAGAAGTTATCCAATTAAACGAAGTATCTGCTGAAAATAAAGCCGATCACAATGCCTCTGAGCAAAAAGAAAATAACGTTACAAAAGGAACAGAAAATAGTGAGCAGGGGAGTGAACCAGACAAAAAGCAAGATAATAATGCTGGACAAAATGTTGTCATAAGTGAAGAAAAGGCGAAAGAATTAGCTTTAGAGGAATTTGCTGGTACGTTTGATGAAATAGAACTAGATGAAGAAGATGGACGCTTTGTCTATGAAGTAAAAATTGTTCATGGGGAAGATGAAGCAGAAATCACGATTGATGCATTTACAGGGGAAATCTTGTTTACAGAAATAGAAAGAGAAGATTAA